ATAAGGGTTTGGAAAATGCAATAGCATCAAAACAGGTAACTTATGATTTTCACAGACTGATGGATGGGGCAACCTTGCTGAAATGTTCAGAGTTTGGGAAGGAGATCATTAAGAATATGTGATTAATTACTCCTGATATTGGCTCAATAGAGTCAATGAAATAATGATATTATTGTCCTATTGCTCTCAGGATAATAAAAATTTAACAGGAAAGAACAGATTTATTACTATTTAACCTAAATGCAATTGAAATCTTTGAAGAAATTAAATTTTAACTCCTATAAAAAGTTTCATATGATTAGTACGGAATTTTATATCAGGGTCAATATCTTCAGTGTCACCAACATACTTTACATTTCCAAAGTTATAGTCCATTCCTACAGATAAGACATTAAATCTAAATCCAATACCTATCGAATGAGTTGCTCCCAAAAAAGGATATCCCTCATTGAGATCCACGAGAACAGCCGGGCCAATTTGATAATATACATCAATGGCAATTTCATCTGAAAGTCCGTAAGTGAAATAGGGGCCGGCTTTCAATATACTGCCTTGCATCGCATCAAAAGAAGTTGTGTCATCAATTTTAAATTTGGTATAGAAGGCTGAAAACCATGTGCCTCTTATTCCGATGGCTATGTTGTCATCCAACTCTGTAATCCGGAACATATGACCCAGTTCTAAACTGGGACCAATACCGTATTTGAAATCAGAATCATTATCAAATTCAACCGGGAAAAAATAATTTTTTGAGGGTATGACAATACCAAAGTGTACAAAAAAACCACTTTCAGTTATACCTACAAAGCTACTTCCAGATGGATTTAAGGTAGATGGACTTACTGATTCATTTTTTTCTACTCCATCATTAGATTTGTTTTTCTCTGCTTTCAATTGTAAACAAACCAAAGTGCACAGTAGGATCAATAAGATTAGTTTTTTCATGATTTTGTAATTTAAATATGAGTCCACTCTAAAAAGTCTTTTTTGCCACAAAAGCACAAAAACACAAAATCCCACTAAAGATTAACTAATTGATTTTCAGGGTTTTGTGGGATTTAGTGCTTTGGTGTTTTGGTGGCATTTTTATTTTTTGGACTTATTAGAGTGGACTCAATATTTATAATGGAACCGTAAATTTCTAATCATTTCCACTTTTACCTTCACCTTCTACTTCTTCTTCTTCACTCTCCTCCTCACCTTCATTTAGACTAACACTTTCATCTTCACTTTCACTTTCCGGTTCACTTTCACGCTCTGATTCATCCTTAGGTTCCGACTCAACTTCTTTTTCCGATTCATCCATAATTTCCGGTTTAACTTCGCTTTCAAAAATCATAAAAGCTTCAGACTCTTTTTTTATGTCTTCCCTGTCAACACCATCTCTTACCCCTCTTGCAATCTTATTGACCAAAACCCCTACAATTGCTTTTCTGAAACCTAATTTTTTTGCCATTTCTACACAGTAATCCAATTCGCTGTCGTGGATTATACCATCGGCCAGCATCAATTGTACGATATCAAAGAGTTGGTAAAACCTCTCGGCATTATTATCTGGTATTTCAATTTCAACCGAACGAGGGTTAGATACAATTGATCTGACAACATTAGGCTTGATGCCATTTTTATCAGCAACCTGGTATAATAAATTCATCTCAGCTTCATCTACGTGACCATCTATTTTAGCCAGTGATGCCAAATACCTTAAATGGCTTTTAACTTTCTTAACTTCTTTACTTTCAAAAAAACCAAACATTAATAAAATTGTCAAAATATGAATTGAAATAGTTCACAAAGGTAATTATTTTTTTTGCAAATATACACACCTTGCAGAAAAAAATAATTTGTTAAACATTTTTTTTAAAAAAACTTGTGGAATTTGATGGAAAAAAATTACCTTTACGACTTTAAATTAAAACAAAAATGGTTATGAAAAACTTTTTTACCCCGTTAGAAATAATAACGGGAAAAACGTTGGTATTAAACCCTTTTAGATTTTTAACGGGGTTAACACCGCTGACTTTGTCGGCTATGTTTCTATTTCTCATTGCATGTGATTCAATAAAGCAGAAAAGCAATGATGAGATTGAAGATTCTATTAATATTGAAAATTTTGAATTTGATGCTGCAGAAGATCAACCGGAACCAATAATAATAGAAAAGGATGGCCTGAAACTTAGCTCTGTTGATGATTCTCCTGATTTTCCTCATGCCATCATTTATATGGAAAATCCGGGTTATGAGTCAAAATTTGAAACAGGCAACATAGAGTTTTCTTATAATGTTAGAAATTATGAGTTGGCAAATCAAACTACAGATGCAGAACAAAAGATGTGTGCCAATTCAGCAAAGGGGCAGCATATTCATCTTATCTTGAACAACGAACCCTATACAGCACATTATGAGGATAAGTTTGTTAAGCAACTTGAGCCCGGCAATTATGTGTCATTATCATTTTTATCCAGGTCTTATCACGAAAGCATAAAAAATAGAGGGGCTTATGATCTTAAACGTTTCTCGGTAGGAGTCACCGATACATTTGATTTTGACATGTCTGCCAAACATTTATTTTACAGTAGGCCTAAGGGAGAATATTTCGGAGATGATACTAAAAAAATTCTTTTAGACTTTTATCTCTATGACACAAAACTTAAGGAAGATGGAGATAAAGTAAGAGCAACAATAAACGGAACGGAATTTACACTTACCAGGTGGGTGGCTTATTTTATTGAAGGATTACCCCTGGGAGAGAATACCATTAAATTGGAGCTAATAGACAAAGATGGTAATCTTATTGAAGGTCCGTTTAATTCTGTTGAGAGGTCTGTAATGTTGAGTGAGTTGAAGTGATGGTGCAAATGAAATAGAGGCAATAGGGGAATAGAGGGAATAAAGGAAATAGACGCTTTATCTGAGAATGAACGACCAAGGGTATGTTATGTGAGGAAGGAAAGCTACCGAAGGTTTAGTTCAACTCCTTTATATCTGCAAAGCAAGAATCGTATGGAAGCAAGTGGTATTATTGGCAGGAAATATTTTTCCCATACAAGATAGGA
Above is a window of Cytophagales bacterium DNA encoding:
- a CDS encoding phosphopeptide-binding protein codes for the protein MFLFLIACDSIKQKSNDEIEDSINIENFEFDAAEDQPEPIIIEKDGLKLSSVDDSPDFPHAIIYMENPGYESKFETGNIEFSYNVRNYELANQTTDAEQKMCANSAKGQHIHLILNNEPYTAHYEDKFVKQLEPGNYVSLSFLSRSYHESIKNRGAYDLKRFSVGVTDTFDFDMSAKHLFYSRPKGEYFGDDTKKILLDFYLYDTKLKEDGDKVRATINGTEFTLTRWVAYFIEGLPLGENTIKLELIDKDGNLIEGPFNSVERSVMLSELK